Proteins encoded by one window of Cyanobium sp. NS01:
- the metG gene encoding methionine--tRNA ligase, which yields MSYTLTTPLYYVNDRAHLGSTYTTIACDAMARYQRLRGERVTFITGCDEHGQKIQRTAEAAGVSPQDHCDQVSAGYRDLWQRWQISHDRFIRTTDPRHRQLVEQFFARVEASGDVVEGRQQGWYCVACEEFKDDPHEAQDPECSIHRKPLEWRDELNLFFRLSRYQEAIESLIRQPGFIEPASRRREVENFVAQGLRDFSISRLDLPWGIPVPGHPGHTFYVWFDALLGYLSALLEDPAPGAAPPDLDQLLQQGWPAQLHVIGKDILRFHAVYWPAMLLSAGLPLPERVFGHGFLTREGQKMGKSLGNVLDPDVLLQRCGRDAVRWYLLRDIPFGDDGDFQQQRFSDLVNNDLANTIGNLLNRTSSMARKWFAAAVPPAGTALSDQHPLALAAAHAAGEVREGLDALKFRRAAEAVLQLAGTANGYLNDQAPWKQMKQPGQEAAVAADLYAVLEAARWVAVLLAPLVPELSGRMLAQLAQEPLGSDADSGPGPGSSLATAASPWLEAQRWGVLEPGQALPEPEPVMLRLELDGPL from the coding sequence ATGTCTTACACCCTCACGACCCCGCTCTATTACGTCAACGACCGCGCCCACCTGGGCAGCACGTACACCACCATCGCCTGCGACGCCATGGCCCGCTACCAGCGCCTGAGGGGTGAGCGGGTCACCTTCATCACCGGCTGCGACGAGCACGGCCAGAAGATCCAACGCACCGCCGAGGCCGCCGGCGTTTCCCCCCAGGACCACTGCGACCAGGTGAGTGCCGGTTACCGGGATCTCTGGCAGCGCTGGCAGATCAGCCACGACCGCTTCATCCGCACCACCGACCCCCGCCACCGCCAGCTGGTGGAGCAGTTCTTCGCCCGGGTGGAGGCCAGTGGCGATGTGGTGGAGGGCCGGCAGCAGGGCTGGTATTGCGTGGCCTGCGAGGAGTTCAAGGACGATCCCCACGAGGCCCAGGATCCGGAGTGCTCCATCCACCGCAAGCCCCTGGAATGGCGCGATGAGCTGAACCTGTTCTTTCGGCTCTCCCGCTACCAGGAGGCCATTGAGAGCCTGATCCGCCAGCCCGGTTTCATTGAACCGGCCAGCCGCCGCCGTGAGGTGGAGAACTTCGTGGCCCAGGGCCTACGCGATTTTTCCATCTCCCGCCTCGATCTTCCTTGGGGGATCCCGGTGCCGGGCCATCCGGGCCATACCTTCTATGTGTGGTTTGACGCCCTGCTGGGCTATCTGTCGGCCCTGCTGGAGGACCCAGCCCCGGGGGCGGCGCCACCGGACCTCGATCAGCTGCTGCAGCAGGGCTGGCCCGCCCAGCTGCATGTGATCGGCAAGGACATCCTGCGCTTCCATGCCGTCTACTGGCCGGCCATGCTGCTCTCCGCCGGCCTGCCATTGCCGGAGCGGGTCTTCGGCCATGGCTTTCTGACGCGGGAGGGGCAGAAAATGGGCAAGTCGCTGGGCAACGTGCTCGATCCCGACGTGCTGCTGCAGCGCTGCGGCCGCGATGCGGTGCGCTGGTATCTGCTGCGCGACATCCCATTCGGGGACGATGGCGACTTCCAGCAGCAACGCTTCAGCGATCTGGTCAACAACGACCTGGCCAACACGATCGGCAACCTGCTCAACCGCACCAGTTCGATGGCCCGCAAGTGGTTCGCGGCTGCCGTGCCACCAGCCGGCACCGCCCTCAGCGACCAGCACCCCCTGGCTCTGGCGGCTGCCCATGCCGCCGGCGAGGTGCGCGAGGGTCTCGATGCCCTCAAATTTCGCCGCGCCGCCGAGGCCGTGCTGCAGCTGGCCGGCACCGCCAACGGCTATCTGAACGATCAGGCCCCCTGGAAGCAGATGAAGCAACCGGGCCAGGAGGCGGCGGTGGCCGCTGATCTCTATGCCGTGCTGGAAGCGGCCCGCTGGGTGGCGGTGCTGCTGGCGCCGCTGGTGCCGGAGCTCTCCGGCCGGATGCTGGCCCAGCTGGCTCAGGAGCCCCTGGGCAGCGACGCTGACTCCGGCCCAGGGCCAGGTTCCTCGCTGGCCACGGCGGCCTCCCCCTGGCTGGAGGCCCAGCGCTGGGGCGTTCTGGAGCCAGGCCAGGCCCTGCCTGAACCGGAGCCCGTGATGCTGCGGCTCGAGCTCGACGGCCCCCTGTGA
- the cobU gene encoding bifunctional adenosylcobinamide kinase/adenosylcobinamide-phosphate guanylyltransferase: MVAADSPASSGGALAPRRQLVTGPARSGKSRWAEHLARQHPGPVLYVATAGRHLEDPHWQARLEIHRQRRPPHWALAELQEGLAEGLSHLQPTELALVDALGSWVAWGLEQPPLSWQASVEALASAVEACPGRLILVSEQTGWGVVPPTAIGGLFRDRLGALEQELARRCQRSWLVVAGRALDLQAISEPVPR, encoded by the coding sequence ATGGTGGCGGCTGATTCTCCGGCCTCCAGCGGCGGGGCCCTGGCCCCCCGCCGTCAGCTGGTCACCGGCCCGGCCCGCAGTGGCAAGAGCCGCTGGGCCGAGCACCTGGCACGGCAGCATCCCGGACCGGTGCTGTATGTCGCCACCGCCGGGCGCCATCTCGAGGATCCCCACTGGCAGGCCCGGCTTGAGATCCACCGCCAACGCCGCCCGCCTCATTGGGCTCTGGCGGAGCTGCAGGAGGGGCTGGCGGAGGGCCTGAGCCACTTGCAGCCGACTGAACTGGCGCTGGTGGATGCGCTCGGCTCCTGGGTGGCCTGGGGGTTGGAGCAGCCGCCGCTCAGCTGGCAGGCCAGTGTGGAGGCCCTGGCCAGCGCCGTGGAAGCCTGCCCGGGACGGCTGATCCTGGTGAGTGAGCAGACGGGCTGGGGCGTGGTCCCCCCCACGGCGATCGGCGGCCTGTTCCGCGACCGGCTCGGCGCCCTGGAGCAGGAACTGGCCCGCCGCTGCCAGCGCTCCTGGCTGGTGGTGGCCGGCCGGGCCCTTGACCTGCAGGCCATCAGTGAGCCTGTGCCGCGCTGA
- a CDS encoding M23 family metallopeptidase, protein MPAVTQAFTPAESDDASIDTLLAARPRPSAQKLWVKVRQPVSIDELSRDLSIGSERLANLNDVDTDHRFDRGEWLVVPAQQTRAVKLLASVDTSELRRTPPLQSPPPLQSKGVVRLGDTVMAIAQRYGLTMAELLKLNPGMQTARLVAGNEVKLVQAEPVRQRAVLGLKPSTSGGLSWPQIPGLGTENNSFDSRQPVPDGWIWPTKGVFTSGYGWRWGRMHKGIDVANNVGTPIVAARRGRVAFSGWHDGGYGYLVTLAHADGSRSLYAHNSRLMVTAGQDVAQGTLIALMGSTGRSTGPHLHFEIHPPSRGAANPLQFLPPRA, encoded by the coding sequence GTGCCTGCCGTCACCCAGGCCTTCACTCCCGCAGAGTCGGATGACGCCTCGATCGACACCCTGCTGGCGGCCCGGCCACGCCCCAGCGCCCAGAAGCTCTGGGTGAAGGTGCGCCAGCCGGTGAGCATCGATGAGCTCTCCCGCGACCTCAGCATCGGCAGCGAGCGGCTGGCCAATCTGAACGACGTGGACACCGACCATCGCTTTGATCGCGGTGAGTGGCTGGTGGTACCGGCGCAGCAGACCCGCGCCGTGAAGCTGCTGGCCTCGGTCGACACCTCTGAGCTGCGCCGCACGCCTCCCCTTCAGTCCCCTCCCCCGCTGCAGTCCAAGGGTGTGGTGCGCCTCGGCGATACCGTGATGGCCATCGCCCAGCGCTACGGCCTCACCATGGCTGAGCTGCTGAAGCTGAACCCCGGCATGCAGACCGCCCGTCTGGTGGCCGGCAATGAAGTGAAGCTGGTCCAGGCCGAACCGGTCCGGCAGCGGGCAGTCCTGGGCCTGAAGCCCTCCACCAGCGGCGGCCTCAGCTGGCCCCAGATTCCTGGCCTCGGCACGGAAAACAACAGCTTCGACAGCAGACAGCCTGTTCCCGATGGCTGGATCTGGCCCACCAAGGGCGTGTTCACCTCCGGCTATGGCTGGCGCTGGGGACGCATGCACAAGGGCATTGATGTGGCCAACAACGTGGGCACGCCGATCGTGGCGGCCCGCAGGGGCCGAGTGGCCTTCTCCGGTTGGCATGACGGCGGTTACGGCTATCTGGTGACCCTCGCCCACGCAGACGGCAGCCGCTCCCTCTACGCCCACAACAGCCGCCTGATGGTGACGGCCGGCCAGGACGTGGCCCAGGGCACCCTGATTGCGCTGATGGGGAGCACAGGCCGCAGCACGGGTCCCCACCTCCACTTCGAGATCCATCCCCCCTCCCGGGGTGCAGCCAACCCGCTCCAGTTCCTGCCACCCCGCGCCTGA
- the pxcA gene encoding proton extrusion protein PcxA, whose protein sequence is MAITNWLGSFRRAQALDLSHDLERGYEAALLIQTIELEHYNDRPVRPEIVLPLPAGAQAQLLRRFQAALEVCRQSLASLGQHRSELVGQELRQLQLIESVLARYDGRRNPLPAISRTPEVLPRSLLGVVNQVRRQLDPEAEANMVAGFRRRRDSTLVSLRILLLLVLVPVLVQQISRTYVVSPLVDRFATDYAFLSYPKPQLEERAVEQLRVYRAEIEFDSLLRGQELPSATELHTKLAQRAQELKQEADQESTHAIKNVLADLGGLVGFVLVCVVWRRDLQVLRSFLDELVYGLSDSAKAFAIILFTDIFVGFHSPEGWTVLLDGVANHFGLPAQANFILLFIATFPVILATVFKYWIFRYLNRVSPSSVATLRNMNGGG, encoded by the coding sequence ATGGCCATCACCAACTGGCTCGGCTCCTTCCGCCGCGCCCAGGCGCTCGACCTCAGCCACGACCTGGAGCGGGGCTATGAGGCTGCCCTGCTGATTCAGACCATCGAGCTGGAGCACTACAACGACCGCCCGGTGCGGCCTGAGATCGTGCTGCCCCTGCCCGCCGGCGCCCAGGCGCAGCTGCTGCGCCGTTTCCAGGCGGCCCTGGAGGTCTGCCGGCAGAGCCTGGCGAGCCTGGGGCAGCATCGCAGTGAGCTGGTCGGCCAGGAGCTGCGCCAGCTGCAGTTGATCGAATCGGTGCTGGCACGCTACGACGGCAGGCGCAATCCCCTGCCCGCCATCAGCCGCACACCCGAGGTGTTGCCCCGCAGCCTGCTGGGCGTGGTGAACCAGGTGCGCCGCCAGCTCGATCCGGAGGCTGAGGCCAACATGGTGGCCGGCTTCCGCCGGCGCCGCGATTCCACCCTGGTGTCGCTGCGGATTCTGCTGTTGCTGGTGCTGGTGCCTGTGCTCGTGCAGCAGATCAGCCGCACCTATGTTGTGTCGCCCCTGGTGGATCGCTTCGCCACCGACTATGCCTTTCTGAGCTACCCCAAACCCCAGCTGGAAGAGCGGGCCGTCGAGCAACTGCGGGTGTACCGGGCCGAAATCGAATTCGATTCGCTGCTCAGGGGCCAGGAGCTGCCCAGTGCCACCGAGCTGCACACCAAGCTGGCCCAGCGCGCCCAGGAGCTGAAACAGGAGGCGGATCAGGAGAGCACCCACGCCATCAAGAACGTGCTCGCCGACCTGGGCGGGCTGGTGGGCTTCGTGCTGGTGTGCGTGGTGTGGCGCCGCGACCTGCAGGTGCTGCGCAGTTTTCTGGATGAACTGGTGTATGGCCTGAGCGACAGCGCCAAGGCCTTTGCGATCATTCTGTTCACAGACATCTTTGTGGGCTTTCACAGCCCCGAGGGCTGGACCGTGCTGCTGGATGGGGTGGCCAACCACTTCGGTCTTCCCGCCCAGGCGAATTTCATCCTGCTGTTCATTGCCACCTTCCCGGTGATCCTGGCCACGGTGTTCAAGTACTGGATCTTCCGCTACCTCAACCGCGTGTCGCCCTCTTCTGTGGCCACCCTGCGCAACATGAATGGTGGCGGCTGA
- a CDS encoding FAD-dependent oxidoreductase, which translates to MQDERFPIVVWGGGSGGVAAALQAARAGSATLLLTPGGWLGGMVSAAGVCCPDGNELSPWQSGLWGALLRELARREPGGLDHDWVSCFGYRPATAEAILRHWVAGTEGLTWWPCCRLRQVDRQGDRISRLLVERSGPGGPDGAGAPADTVALHPELVIDGSDRGELLALASAGFRLGWEEQELWQEPSAPSRQRLSSEPFFQAQPVQSPTWVAMGRLRAQQGCPAGKRSLPPPFAGATSRFGLERTLTYGRLPGDLVMLNWPLHGNDWHGQGDWPSQLERAFSLEAASDPCAQGELEQAMQAHSLAFAAALEEASEGWLQLAELFPLHPGSADLAGPSPLALMPYWREGRRLKGLSTVLEQQLLPQAEGASIAPLPWRQGRMEAIAVGNYANDHHYPGPDWPLAPKSCRWGGRWSGTPFCMPYGALVSADTVNLLAADKATSVSHMANGATRLQPLVLNVGQAAGLAAALCLRLGCRPAELPVLQLQQALVQDTLAPAGPLPLWDTPWHHPHWRQRQLAALADPALVGVDGALARGGRAERGADLDPHQAPAEPHEQIWSGLLTPTGDGGYVLEQRTSRWPVISLEPALHGWLQELSGPRQLSLVGCANPWGPWLRVSRLAS; encoded by the coding sequence ATGCAAGACGAGCGGTTTCCCATCGTGGTGTGGGGCGGCGGCAGCGGCGGTGTGGCGGCCGCCCTGCAGGCAGCCCGGGCCGGCAGTGCCACCCTGCTGCTCACCCCGGGGGGCTGGCTGGGCGGCATGGTGAGCGCCGCCGGCGTCTGCTGCCCTGACGGCAACGAGCTCAGCCCCTGGCAGAGCGGCCTCTGGGGGGCCCTGCTGCGGGAGCTGGCCCGCCGCGAACCCGGTGGGCTCGATCACGACTGGGTGAGCTGCTTTGGCTACCGGCCGGCCACGGCGGAGGCGATCCTGCGCCACTGGGTGGCCGGCACAGAGGGGCTCACCTGGTGGCCCTGCTGCCGCCTGCGGCAAGTGGATCGCCAGGGTGACCGCATCAGCCGGCTGCTGGTGGAGCGCTCGGGCCCTGGGGGGCCTGATGGCGCGGGAGCCCCTGCGGACACCGTGGCGCTCCATCCTGAGCTGGTGATTGATGGCAGTGATCGGGGCGAGTTGCTGGCCCTGGCCTCGGCCGGTTTCCGCCTCGGCTGGGAGGAGCAGGAGCTCTGGCAGGAGCCCAGTGCCCCGTCGCGGCAGCGCCTCAGCAGCGAACCCTTCTTTCAGGCCCAGCCCGTGCAGTCGCCCACCTGGGTGGCGATGGGCCGCCTGCGCGCCCAGCAGGGGTGTCCCGCCGGCAAGCGCAGCCTGCCGCCACCCTTCGCCGGTGCCACCAGCCGCTTCGGCCTGGAGCGCACCCTCACCTATGGCCGCCTGCCCGGCGACCTGGTGATGCTGAACTGGCCCCTGCACGGCAACGACTGGCACGGCCAGGGCGACTGGCCCAGTCAGCTGGAGCGGGCCTTCAGCCTTGAGGCGGCTTCAGATCCCTGCGCCCAGGGAGAGCTCGAGCAGGCGATGCAGGCCCATAGCCTCGCCTTTGCCGCCGCCCTCGAGGAGGCCAGCGAGGGCTGGCTGCAGCTGGCCGAGCTGTTTCCCCTGCACCCCGGCAGCGCCGACCTGGCGGGGCCGTCGCCCCTGGCCCTGATGCCCTACTGGCGCGAGGGCCGCCGGCTCAAGGGGCTGAGCACGGTGCTGGAGCAGCAGCTGCTGCCCCAGGCCGAGGGTGCCTCCATCGCCCCCCTGCCCTGGCGGCAGGGCCGCATGGAGGCGATCGCCGTGGGCAACTACGCCAACGACCACCACTACCCAGGCCCCGACTGGCCCCTGGCCCCGAAGAGCTGCCGCTGGGGCGGGCGCTGGAGCGGAACCCCCTTCTGCATGCCCTATGGCGCCCTGGTGAGCGCCGACACGGTGAACCTGCTGGCAGCCGACAAGGCCACCAGCGTGAGCCACATGGCCAACGGCGCCACCCGCCTGCAGCCCCTGGTGCTGAACGTGGGTCAGGCCGCGGGCCTGGCGGCGGCCCTGTGCCTGCGGCTGGGCTGTCGGCCGGCGGAGCTGCCGGTGCTGCAGCTGCAGCAGGCCCTGGTGCAGGACACCCTGGCGCCGGCTGGCCCCCTGCCCCTGTGGGATACGCCCTGGCATCACCCCCACTGGCGGCAGCGCCAGCTGGCGGCCCTGGCGGATCCGGCCCTGGTGGGAGTCGATGGCGCCCTGGCCCGGGGCGGTCGCGCCGAACGCGGTGCAGATCTGGACCCCCACCAGGCCCCGGCCGAACCCCACGAGCAGATCTGGTCTGGCCTGTTGACCCCAACCGGCGACGGAGGCTACGTGCTGGAGCAGCGAACCAGCCGCTGGCCCGTGATCAGCCTGGAGCCGGCCCTGCACGGCTGGCTGCAGGAGTTGTCCGGTCCTAGGCAGCTGAGCCTGGTGGGCTGCGCCAACCCCTGGGGCCCCTGGTTGCGGGTGTCGAGGCTGGCGAGCTGA
- a CDS encoding tRNA (cytidine(34)-2'-O)-methyltransferase: protein MPRIVLYQPQIPPNTGNVARTCAATAQELHLVEPLGFEISDRSLRRAGLDYWPYVPLSRHADWAAFERQRQQCGGRLLALSALATTPYTAIRFRPDDWLLFGRESDGLPPPVLAQADEAITIPMARSRQHPEGGVRSLNLSVSVGIVLFEALRQQEPISG from the coding sequence ATGCCACGAATCGTGCTCTATCAGCCCCAGATTCCGCCCAACACCGGCAATGTGGCCCGCACCTGCGCCGCCACGGCCCAGGAGCTGCATCTGGTGGAGCCCCTCGGCTTCGAGATCAGCGACCGCAGCCTGCGGCGGGCCGGGCTCGACTACTGGCCCTACGTGCCCCTCAGCCGCCACGCCGACTGGGCCGCCTTCGAGCGTCAGCGCCAGCAGTGCGGAGGAAGGCTGCTGGCCCTCAGCGCCCTCGCCACCACCCCCTACACCGCCATCCGCTTCCGGCCCGACGACTGGCTGCTGTTCGGCCGCGAGAGCGATGGGCTGCCCCCCCCCGTGCTGGCCCAGGCCGACGAGGCCATCACCATTCCGATGGCTCGCTCACGCCAGCATCCCGAGGGCGGGGTGCGCAGCCTCAACCTGTCGGTGTCGGTGGGGATTGTGCTGTTCGAGGCCCTGCGTCAGCAGGAGCCGATCAGCGGCTGA
- the lptC gene encoding LPS export ABC transporter periplasmic protein LptC, with amino-acid sequence MRRFGAALLSLALLLQAAGCRSRPREPEAAQPFVFRSLNLRQQDAQGRPLWELTSPETRYDLSRRVAQSRDLKGVLYSNGKPAYRFTAANGVVLNDGEVVQLEGATRLQRLEDGAEPLVITAQRVRWYPARELMELDRNPVATQADLRLTSQRARFLIDADRLELRGAPTLVRSGPDPLRLAMEGVDWLPRTGSLQGRGPVRGERQLPDRAPQRLTAPSLTADTRRQTIDLQGPVRVDDPDRNGTLTARDVRIDLPRRLLSTDSPFEAQMGEARLVGDQLSIDFGTSLAVVGSGCQLSQPGDRLTAQRCQWNWDSGALEASGGVVLRREANKQLTRADRLTGKVAENGFVRFGGGGSGRVRTQLQVPRAPSLGPDPAAPRGERKRPPIAL; translated from the coding sequence GTGAGGCGTTTCGGCGCTGCCCTGCTCAGCCTGGCTCTGCTGCTTCAGGCGGCTGGTTGCCGCAGCCGCCCGCGTGAACCGGAGGCGGCCCAGCCGTTTGTGTTCCGCAGCCTCAACCTGCGCCAGCAGGACGCCCAGGGGCGGCCCCTCTGGGAACTCACCAGCCCGGAAACCCGCTACGACCTCAGCCGCCGGGTGGCTCAGTCACGCGATCTCAAGGGGGTGCTCTACAGCAACGGCAAGCCGGCCTACCGCTTCACGGCCGCCAACGGCGTGGTGCTCAATGACGGCGAGGTGGTGCAGCTGGAGGGAGCGACCCGGCTGCAGCGGCTCGAGGATGGGGCCGAGCCCCTGGTGATCACCGCCCAGCGGGTGCGCTGGTATCCGGCCCGCGAGCTGATGGAACTGGACCGCAACCCCGTGGCCACCCAGGCCGACCTGCGGCTCACCAGCCAGCGGGCGCGCTTTCTGATCGATGCCGATCGCCTGGAGCTGCGGGGTGCTCCCACCCTGGTGCGCAGCGGGCCCGATCCCCTCCGCCTGGCCATGGAAGGCGTTGATTGGCTGCCCCGCACCGGCTCCCTGCAGGGCCGCGGGCCGGTGCGGGGCGAGCGCCAGCTGCCAGACCGCGCTCCCCAGCGGCTGACCGCACCGTCGCTCACCGCCGATACCCGCCGCCAGACCATCGATCTGCAGGGCCCCGTTCGGGTGGACGACCCCGACCGCAACGGCACACTCACGGCCCGGGACGTCCGCATCGACCTCCCCCGCCGCCTGCTCAGCACCGACTCGCCCTTCGAGGCCCAGATGGGGGAAGCCCGTCTGGTGGGGGATCAACTCAGCATCGATTTCGGCACCTCCCTGGCCGTGGTGGGCTCCGGCTGCCAGCTCAGCCAACCCGGTGACCGCCTCACCGCCCAGCGCTGCCAGTGGAACTGGGACAGTGGGGCCCTGGAGGCTAGCGGTGGCGTGGTGTTGCGCCGGGAGGCCAACAAGCAGCTGACCCGGGCCGATCGCCTCACGGGCAAGGTGGCGGAGAATGGCTTTGTCCGCTTCGGGGGCGGTGGCTCCGGTCGCGTCAGGACCCAGCTGCAGGTTCCCCGCGCTCCGTCCCTGGGGCCGGATCCGGCGGCACCCCGGGGGGAGCGCAAACGCCCGCCAATCGCTCTGTGA
- the psb32 gene encoding photosystem II repair protein Psb32 — protein sequence MPLSQPRPIGPSLRRCWAALVSLLLLFGAATPALAVSAASFPAGAPQERVLDQAQVLSRAANGELSRELDALQAAQVEAHLVTVERLDYGISLRQLGQQLLERWAVQGSDKGQLLFLIDTKTNTAAVVASAALDSRLNAELLKSTARTTMAQPIREGARFRQASLDGIARLQTVLDTGEDPGEPLQVEASTLPTNVPTREETADSKAFTWVIVLLVVGTVVPMATWWVFSR from the coding sequence ATGCCCCTGTCCCAGCCACGCCCCATCGGCCCCAGCCTGCGGCGCTGCTGGGCGGCGCTGGTGAGCCTGCTGCTCCTGTTCGGGGCCGCCACCCCTGCCCTGGCTGTGTCGGCGGCGAGTTTTCCTGCCGGTGCGCCCCAGGAGCGGGTGCTTGATCAGGCCCAGGTGCTGAGCCGCGCCGCCAATGGCGAGCTGAGCCGGGAGCTGGATGCTCTGCAGGCCGCCCAGGTGGAGGCCCATCTGGTCACCGTGGAGCGGCTGGACTACGGCATCAGCCTGCGCCAGCTCGGTCAGCAGTTGCTGGAGCGCTGGGCGGTGCAGGGCAGTGACAAGGGCCAGCTGTTGTTTCTGATCGACACCAAGACCAACACCGCCGCCGTGGTGGCGTCTGCGGCCCTCGACAGCCGGCTCAACGCCGAGCTGCTCAAGAGCACGGCCCGCACCACCATGGCCCAGCCGATCCGCGAAGGGGCCCGCTTCCGCCAGGCCAGCCTCGATGGCATCGCCCGCCTGCAGACCGTGCTGGACACCGGAGAGGATCCCGGCGAGCCGTTGCAGGTGGAGGCCTCCACACTGCCGACCAATGTGCCCACCCGGGAGGAGACCGCTGACAGCAAGGCCTTCACCTGGGTGATCGTGCTGCTGGTGGTGGGCACGGTGGTGCCGATGGCCACCTGGTGGGTCTTCTCCCGCTGA
- a CDS encoding cofactor assembly of complex C subunit B, with the protein MSLPAPAKLCLSCGLLGLALTVSNQLTAGSLSPPLERAGVLASLLAVGLMLVAVLWTRAVPEAAARAPLTGREGLELAEGLSAAVAEELGWGSRMLLTATPAAVVLVQWNQNCLLRRGLLADTPFTPGAICRQAMARGRVISLVNLALYPGREEFAALLPELPAVVVQPLGEAGVLVVGGWAPRCFSRADLTWIEGWSQRLTERLAGVCAPPGVPPDPAPGTERGEPAAGS; encoded by the coding sequence ATGAGCCTGCCCGCGCCAGCGAAGCTGTGCCTCAGCTGCGGGCTGCTTGGCCTGGCGCTCACGGTGTCGAACCAGCTCACGGCCGGAAGCCTCAGCCCCCCCCTGGAACGGGCCGGCGTGCTGGCCAGCCTGCTGGCGGTGGGGCTGATGCTGGTGGCCGTGCTCTGGACCAGGGCCGTGCCGGAAGCGGCGGCCCGCGCGCCGCTGACGGGCCGGGAGGGGTTGGAGCTGGCCGAGGGGCTCTCCGCTGCCGTGGCCGAGGAGCTGGGCTGGGGCAGCCGGATGCTGCTCACGGCCACCCCCGCCGCCGTGGTGCTGGTGCAGTGGAACCAGAACTGCCTGCTGCGGCGTGGCCTGTTGGCCGACACCCCCTTCACGCCAGGGGCCATCTGCCGCCAGGCCATGGCCAGGGGCCGGGTCATCTCCCTGGTGAACCTGGCGCTCTACCCCGGCCGGGAGGAATTTGCGGCCCTGTTGCCAGAGTTGCCTGCCGTGGTGGTGCAGCCGCTGGGGGAGGCGGGTGTGCTGGTGGTGGGGGGCTGGGCGCCGCGCTGTTTCAGTCGCGCCGACCTCACCTGGATCGAGGGCTGGAGTCAGCGGCTCACAGAGCGATTGGCGGGCGTTTGCGCTCCCCCCGGGGTGCCGCCGGATCCGGCCCCAGGGACGGAGCGCGGGGAACCTGCAGCTGGGTCCTGA